DNA from Fusarium musae strain F31 chromosome 7, whole genome shotgun sequence:
CAGGGCTCCCCTCATCGACATCGGTTATGGAGGCGGGCAAGACGGGAGATCGatggaaaaagcaaaaagaagagaaaagaagggaAACGAAGTGTAACTATGTACGGATATGTCAGTGTAAATAAGTGAGAAACAATCATCAACCTTGAAACGTCTCGGTCAGGTTAACGCACAAACAACGCCATCAACTTCAGCCAAAATATTATGTATAGCCTTCACACTGTAGGCTTCGACAATCCGCAATGTTGCCTCCATTACCACATTTCGACACCAATGACGGTGGACGAAGGCTGCCAAAAGAGAAAACGAGCGCGATTGTACTGAACTAAGGAAAATCGGCGATGGCTGTTTGTTTCAGATATACGGTGGGACAGAcacataggtaggtaaagCCAGGTCGGTCTTCACAAAGGGTGCGGATCCCTTCTCAAGAATTCTTGTTGTTCCCAGCCATACCTGCCCCACGACGAATGAGAGGAAGAGTGTATGAAAGGGCAGATATACGAGGTGAGGGGATCGTATGtatcagaagaagagaatacCACCAACTTTGGCCTATGGGTTCCACCTCGAAGTTTGCTTCCATACAGACCCGGCTACTGACTACCGACGAAATCAATACCTGTTTTAGGTCAGCAGAGCCGTTCATGACCGATTCAATACCATTATCCGATGACAAGGGTGAGAAAGAGCCGTTGTAGCATCCCTCAATTTCACCCGGTAAAGTCAATCGGGTTATCATAATGATTGAGACTGCTCCAACCAGGGATGGCCCGGCGATAGCAGATCAGTGAGAAGAGCTGATGCGAAACACCACGTGTATCTCGGCGTGGTTTGGAATATCAGGGTATCATCCCACGGGCCAAACAAATTGCCCGGCTCAGACCTTCACAAGTGGTCCAATCAATGAACATGTTCTGACGGGAGCTCCAGCagctctcttccttttcgaGCATACAATGCAGTGGAAGGGCTCGAGCTTCAAGCAGACGACAGTGCCGACCGGAGAATAAAGTATGGAGAGCATTACCTGTatgtaggtatgtatgtaggcATCTGCAGGGCACTTCCTGGGTGGTTGAGCATCATGGCAACCTATCCGAGGAGGCCATAGCTCCTTGCCGTTCTCCCCTGCTCACAACCTGGAACATACTTGGGGGGGCGGAAGAAGCAAGATGGCGCACAGGTGAAGAAACATCAGAAGGTGCGCTGCTCGAAGGGGGCCGCGTTGTCAACCGTGCATATTGCGCTGTTTGTGATGTTTTCCCAATGTGTGGAAATGAGAGGACCGTTTTAAGTTTTTGTCTAGTTGTAaagcaacgcaacgcaacgatAAGACTGGCCAACCCTGGATCTTGCTGCTTCTGCGCGCCCGTCCAAGGTGTAGTTTATCGCGCAATATTACAATTACCTCAATGAGAAGATGGCCTTGATAAAGTCCAAATGAGTGTGGAGTGGCCGAGGTAGAGTGGGTGATCCGCGAATGGAGACGCCCGAGGTCATCGGTGATGCTCAACTGGACGTTATGAAAGCACGGGGCGACCCGAGACCTCCGAGTAGGGTCGTAATCTCATCGAGTAAAGACTGATGCTTCTCAAATATCTCATGATATCAGAACAGGTAACCCACCATGTCTGAAGCTCCTCCTCGTAATAAGCTCTAGCCTCGCTCTTCGGCAACCTTGATAGTGTGTATCACCGACAGCTAGGCTATCAGCCTCCCCAGCACAAGCTCacagaggaaaagaaacatTGCCGGCATGTGCAAGTATGCATACTCAGTACGTTGAGATATACTTCGCATATCCACAAGCCAAACTGCGGCGCCACGCGCTTGTGGATCCCGTCCCTTCACAAGCAAAgagtttttttcttttttttgctttttcccgTCCTTCCATTCCAGATGCTGGGCTGAGCCGCATTGGCATCGATCCCAAGATGTTCTAAGAACGTTTCTTTTTCAGCCTCAGAGATCTCCTCCCCACAAAGTCCCTGCCTGGAAGAGCCACAGGGTCAGAGTGAGGTCAGATTAATTGATACATGGCCTGCTTGATTTTGAACCATGCCACTGCGCGTCCGACAATCGGATCTTTGCCTGTGCACTTCATGTGGCACGATACATGGTAGCATGGGATGACCGCAGCAAGCCTACCGTTGACTACGGGTCTTTGGCTTCAGGTCGTGGCGCCGGCTGGTCCGAAAACACCACAACATATGTATTCATTGATGAATAGCACGCCCCTCCCTATTCCTGTTGAGGGTTTCTTGCCCTGACCTGGTCCTGTATGCGGCGTTGGAGCAATTGTGATTGCCGTGGACCTAGGGGTTTGGGCGTGGACCATAGACGGGGGGAAATCATCATGCATCGTCTCAAGTAAGGTCAACTCCGAGAGGGATGCGCAAAAGCTCGGTATCATTGGATATGACCATGACAGACAGTACGTCCTTTCCCCAGACGAGTATACACGCCCTTGTCAGGTCTAACCTCACGCCATTCCGCCGGACGCTACACCCTTTATAGCTCTCGTCCCATGGCCCCACGTCTCGATGAACCATAAACCGTTTAAGTTGTCTCCATGGCTTCTGAGACGACCCATCCTATCACTTCGCTTTTCAGTATGGACGCATACTGTCTGTACTGGAGCAGCAGATTGAGGTGGAAACCGCAACACATGAATGCCACTAATGCTGATTAACATTTGTCTCGTGCTCTGAAAGCACTTGGGCGTCCTCCCCGGTCGTATGAGCGCGTagtaaagaaatatcttgaTGGCGTCGATTTCCCCTTGCGACCGgccttcaagaacaagccgTCTCTGGCTGGTTGCCGCATTCCATCGTCGTTTTAGAATCATGTACGTTGTTTTGCCTGCCCGTACCCAAGTCATGTCTGCTTGTCGCTTGTAAAAGGCGTCTGCAGTCGTCCTGCAGAGCTCACAGGGGCTCCCTGTCTGTCATCACTACGGGTGTGGTCCCCACCACATCGCATCGTTTTGTTCGGCGGGGGCATCAGTCAATGCCATGCAAAATGGCATTGCGACGCCAACGGCCATTCCCATCGAGTTTAGTTGTTCCTAAGACGTCAGCGTCCGAGTCTTTAAGTCGTACTCCGTTGAGCAAACACTACGCACCTTTGATCATGCCAGCTCATTCCCACTTAGAGCTCCGCTCTGCCCTGGGTATCCTTGACATGTTGGCCATCCGCACTTCAACGGTAGTACAAGCAAATCGTTCGACCCTTTCCCCAGCCTAGTCCACTCCCCGTGCTAATAATCGCATTCACGTCACTTCCTCTCATTGCCTGGCAACTCATATAAGAGTCTATACCTCTTCCTCGCATTCCACTACCCGTCTGCCCATTGATTCACATCTCACCTTGTCCGATCCGTTGCTCACTACGCCATACAACCAACTCTCTTACATCTTGGACATCAACAGCACAATGAGTGGAGCTGGTGGTTTTTATAAGTACAGATGCAAGTACTTCTATACACATAACTGTCCCAACTGGGTCTGGGTGAATAACGCGCCTTGCGCATCATGTCTTGTAAGTTGGCACATTTTGCTTTGCATATCAATTCGCTCGACTGGTACTGACTGATAACTCCAGGCTGATGGGCGCGATAACGAAGAATCTTCATTACCAGCATGGGGACTATCTCGAGATATTGTTGTCCCACAAGTTCTCGACGGCATTCTTCAATATACTCTAATGGAGCTCGTAGCTCCCTCAGAACCTGGCGACGACTGGACTCTTCGGGACAAGGCCAGTCGGCCACCACCATCAATTCCCGTAACAAGCGCTATGCCAGGTATACCGAGCATCATGGCACATCATCGATTTTGAGAAGATCTAGTGTCCTCTAGGGGCACAGAAGCGTCACCTCTGAGAGGGTTTCTTCAATTGCGACATTAGGACGCCAGAGCTGGAAATAGTAATCGACGGGCAAAGACTGAACTGGACTTTTGAGTGCCGACGGCAACAGGGAGATAGGTTGGCATGCCTCTCTCGTGGCCGCCGACCATTTGCAACGCGCCATTGGGCGTAGGCAGTGTACGATTTTTGACTGACTGCGACGCTTGACATTGGATGGAGCGGGAGATTGGTGGCTGGAGCAAGACCGCAAGCAAACAAAACCCCCGCGAGATACCCATGCGCTGTTGAACCTTTCTGGAGACGGGGGACTCCAATCTgcaattattattatttttgggattcttttttttttttcattcGGACATCATCATGTAACAGGCGCGAATGAGTTTCACTGGGTGGCAACAATTGTTATCTGTTTGGCCGTTCTGGAGCCAGGAAATTGATTTCTGACCTCTTCCTTCGTGGAAAAGGCGAGGCAGTTTTTGATCTCATTTTGCTTCGATTCATCATCTGCTAAAAACGCACACGAcatgtgatgtgatgctcAGGGAGCATTGGTTGTGGTTGACCTGCTGCTGAGCGGGTCAGTGATGAGTTCTAGGCGCACGAAATCATGTCAAGGAATCAGATCAAGGCGCCGAGGCCAGGGCTAGGTCGTGAGATGTGGTGTGCCTCGGAAAGAGAGCTCGTCTGATGATCCTTGTCTGGCTGCAGGACTTATCagttgttgtttgtttcgGGATGAGATACCCCACCGATAGAGATTGTCCAACAAGGCGCACGAGTTTAAGCTCTAATATTAAACCGACTTGAATAGTCATAACCATCACGGGAGCCGCAATTGTTTGTGGGCCGAAGAGTGTCAAGAGCGAtgttggttgttgaagaAAAGGCTTGTTTGGAGCCGCAGCTGAACGAGGCGTTTCTGCTAGACCCGTGGACCGTCATAGCACTTGACTTCGCGAAAAGCCATGAATGGCGTTTTTGCTCTTCAAACGGTAAACTTTTTTCGAAAGGGACCAAGTGCAACAGTTTCCACCAGTCTCCACGTGCCTGCATCTTGTCAGGGTGGTGCCAGTAGCTG
Protein-coding regions in this window:
- a CDS encoding hypothetical protein (EggNog:ENOG41), with the translated sequence MSSWGLSRDIVVPQVLDGILQYTLMELVAPSEPGDDWTLRDKASRPPPSIPVTSAMPGIPSIMAHHRF